The DNA sequence GGCGGAAAAAAGGGCAATATCGATACCCTTAAAAGAACCTTCGGTCAATTCCTCAACAGCCACCGAATCCCCCTTGAAGTCGAGCGTGCGCCCCACCGAGCGACTGGAGGCCAGCAATTTAATCTTCTTAACCGGAAAGGCCCTCTCCTCAAGACAAGTTATCATCTGATTCCCGACCGCCCCGGTGGCACCGGCTACGGCAACATTAAACTTCTTTGCAGACATGACGGTACTCCTCTTAATGCCTCATTCCTTTTATCTTTTGGCTTTACGAAAATTAGCTTAGCATCGACGGTAATCCGATTTTAACCGTGTAAAACTCGGATTGCCGTCGATGCGGCCATTTTTTTAAAACGTTAACCTATACCGTTTATATAATCGACGACCAAATCCCCGACTTCTTGCGTTGTATAGCCCATCTTGCCCGCGGCAACATCTTTAAGATCGTCGCGCAGGACCTTGATGACCCCCTGCTCTATTAAATCGGCGGCCTGAAGCTCACCAAGGGTTTCCAGCATAAGCTGGGCCGCTGAAATGGCTGCAATGGGATTAATGATCCGCTTGCCGGTATATTTGGGCGCAGAGCCGCCAATCGGTTCGAACATCGAAACCCCTTTCGGATTGATGTTTGCGCCGGCGGCAATCCCCATTCCTCCCTGAATCATGGCACCCAGGTCGGTGATAATATCTCCAAACATATTGTCCGTGACAATAACATCGAACCACTCCGGGTTCTTTACCATCCACATGCAAATGGCATCAACATGGGCATAATCGGTTTTAATATCAGGATATTCTTCGGCGACCTCGTTAAACGTGCGCTCCCACAGATCAAAGGCAAACGTCAGCACGTTGGTTTTGCCGCAAAGGGTCAGCTTTTTCTGTTTATTCCTTTTACGGCAAAATTCAAAGGCATATCGGATGCACCTCTCCACACCTTTGCGGGTGTTGATGGATTCCTGTACGGCGATTTCGTCGGCAGTGCCGCGTTTTAAAAAGCCGCCGGCACCGGCATAAAGGCCTTCTGTATTTTCACGAACTACTACAAAATCAATATCCTCAGGGCCCTTGCCCCTTATAGGTGTCGTCACGCCTTCATAAAGCTTAACCGGTCTTAAATTGACATACTGGTCAAGATCAAATCTGAGTTTCAAGAGAATACCCTTTTCCAGGATACCCGGCTTCACTTCAGGGTGGCCAATGGCCCCCAGATAGATGGCATCTGAAACGGCCAGGGATTCAAGTACATTTTCCGGCAGAATCTCTCCCGTGGCCTTATAGTGTTCGCCGCCTAAACGGTAATGGCTGAAATTCAATCTGAAACCGCATTTTTCCGAAACGGTTTCAAGGACCTTGATGCCTTCGGTGACGACCTCCGGTCCTGTTCCATCGCCTGGTATTACTGCAATATTATACTCTTTTGACATAATCTCACACTAAATTGTTCAAAACCAAATCCTTTTGATAACAATTGAACATCCTTCTAACCAGAGAAACCGAAAAAGAAAAATATTTTTATCACGAAAGCGCGAAAATACGAAAATACGAAAAAAATATCAGATTTCGTGCTTTCCACATTTCGTGTTTTCGTGATTAATATTAATTAGTTTTTGTTGGGCTTCTTTCTTCTTTTCATGCCAAATCTCCCAAAACAGAGGCCCCCGCCTTGACGCGATCGCCAATCCTCACTTTCAAATACGTATCCGGCGGGAGATAAACATCGAGCCGTGATCCAAAACATATCATGCCGAAACGCTGTCCGCGCACCACCGCATCCCCCTCCTGTACTTTGCAAATAATTCGCCTGGCAATCAGGCCGGCAATCTGGACGAAACCTATGTGTTTGCCTTGATATGTCTCCAAACCAAGCGCATTGTGCTCATTATGCCGCGATGCTTTGTCCAGATTGGCGGAAAAGAATTTCCCCGGATGATAGCTGACCGTTTTTATGCGGCCCTCATGAGGAATGCGATTTACATGCACATTGAAAACCGACATGAAGATGCTGATTTTCAGGGATCTACCTTCAAAAAACGGGCTGCTGTCTATCGGACCCGCCAAGATAACTTTGCCATCGGCCGGTGAAACCACGGCACCGGCATAATTGGGGATAACCCGGTCAGGGTCCCTGAAAAAATAACAAATGAAAAAGGTGGCGGCCAGACCGACCAGGGCCAGAGCAGTCAGTTCCAATAGAGCGAACACAGCAGTTGCAAATGCAGCAGAAAATATATAAGGATACCCAGCGGTTGCCACAGGAAAGGCTGTATGGCTCGGTTGATCAGACCAAATAAAATTGTCCATGTATTAACGCCAAAAAGGTTAACTAGGTTATAATGAGAGACCTTTGAAAACCTCATTTTGGTAAGTTTTTCAAAGGCCTTTTTTGTTTCCGTCTTTTTTTTGAAATGCACTTATAACAGAGCCAAGCCAAATTGTCAATAATAACCGCGGGCTTTAATCTGCCATCGAAATCATGTTCCCTTTTTTAAAAAATGCAGTTGTGCATCTGATGTTCGGATATACTGCGGTGAAAACGTACCGACATCATCCGTATCTGTTTTTTCGAATCTAGGCAGGCTGAGCTGTGCC is a window from the Candidatus Desulfatibia profunda genome containing:
- a CDS encoding phosphatidylserine decarboxylase family protein; the protein is MDNFIWSDQPSHTAFPVATAGYPYIFSAAFATAVFALLELTALALVGLAATFFICYFFRDPDRVIPNYAGAVVSPADGKVILAGPIDSSPFFEGRSLKISIFMSVFNVHVNRIPHEGRIKTVSYHPGKFFSANLDKASRHNEHNALGLETYQGKHIGFVQIAGLIARRIICKVQEGDAVVRGQRFGMICFGSRLDVYLPPDTYLKVRIGDRVKAGASVLGDLA
- a CDS encoding 3-isopropylmalate dehydrogenase produces the protein MSKEYNIAVIPGDGTGPEVVTEGIKVLETVSEKCGFRLNFSHYRLGGEHYKATGEILPENVLESLAVSDAIYLGAIGHPEVKPGILEKGILLKLRFDLDQYVNLRPVKLYEGVTTPIRGKGPEDIDFVVVRENTEGLYAGAGGFLKRGTADEIAVQESINTRKGVERCIRYAFEFCRKRNKQKKLTLCGKTNVLTFAFDLWERTFNEVAEEYPDIKTDYAHVDAICMWMVKNPEWFDVIVTDNMFGDIITDLGAMIQGGMGIAAGANINPKGVSMFEPIGGSAPKYTGKRIINPIAAISAAQLMLETLGELQAADLIEQGVIKVLRDDLKDVAAGKMGYTTQEVGDLVVDYINGIG